The DNA region AGCTCAAGCTGCTAAAGACATTAATATTGATGTAAGCTTTAGTGAATTTCCTGATTATCCAAGTATAAAAGCGGCTTTAGATGCTAAAAGAGTGGATGCATTTTCTGTAGATAAATCGATTTTGCTAGGTTATGTAGATGATAAAAGTGAAATTTTGCCTGATAGTTTTGAACCTCAAAGTTATGGTATAGTAACCAAAAAAGATGATCCTCAATTCGCACAATATGTTGATAATTTCGTAAAAGATCATAAAAATGAAATTGAAGCTTTAGCGAAAAAATGGGGATTATAGTATGAGTGAGAGCCTGGGTTTTGTTGATAGTTTAAAACAAATTCTTAGCTCTTGGGGTTTATACGATGAAAACAGTATAAACCCTTTTGCAGTATGGAAATTTTTAGATGTTTTAGAAAATAAAGATACTTTTATCAATGGTTTTGTTTATACTTTAGAAGTAAGCGTATTAGCTTTGCTTATAGCAACTATTTTTGGAACTATAGGCGGGGTTATGGCTACTAGTAAATTTAAAATCATTAGAGCTTATACTAGAATTTATGTAGAACTTTTTCAAAATATTCCCTTAGTGGTACAAATTTTCTTTTTATTTTATGCTTTACCTGTTTTGGGTATAAGATTAGATATTTTTACTATAGGTGTATTAGGTGTTGGTGCTTACCATGGAGCTTATGTGAGTGAAGTGGTTAGAAGTGGAATTTTAGCTGTACCAAAAGGACAATTTGAAGCAGCTTATTCTCAGGGTTTTACTTATATCCAACAAATGCGTTATATTATCATACCTCAAACTATTAAGATTATCTTGCCTCCGATGACAAATCAAATGGTTAATTTAATCAAAAACACTTCTGTATTATTAATCATAGGTGGAGCTGAGCTTATGCATTCTGCTGATAGTTATGCAGCTGATTATGGGAATTATGCACCTGCTTATATATTTGCAGCTATTTTATATTTTATTATTTGTTATCCTCTAGCTTATTTTGCAAAAACTTATGAAAATAAATTAAAAAAAGCACACTTAACAAGATAAAGGCTTATTATGGAAAATATTTTTAATACTCAAAATATTGAATTTTTAATGCAAGGTTTATTCCTTACTTTGAAAATAGCTTTAGCTACTTGTATTATTTCAATACTTTTTGGTACTTTTTTGGCAATAACTAAAAATTATGGAGATAGATTAAGTCGTTTTTTATCTTCTTGTTATATAGATCTTTTTAGAAATACACCTTTGTTATTATGGATGCTTGCAGCTTGTTTTGTTTTACCTGTATTTTTTGGTCAATTTCCTCAAGCTTTTTGGGGTACTATAGGATTTTCTCTTTATACGAGTTCGGTTATGGCTGAAATCATTAGAGGGGGATTAAACTCTATTCCAAAAGGACAATTTGAAGCAGCTTATTCTCAGGGTTTTAGTAAATTTTTTACTTTATTTTATATCATTTTACCTCAAACTTTTAGAAAAATCATTCCTGCTTTATTATCCCAAATTATAACAACTGTAAAAGATACAGCTTATTTAGCAGGTCTTGGCATAGCTGAACTTACCTATAATTCTAAAACCATTTTAGCTAGATTAACTAGTTTTGAAGAAATTTTAGCCATGATAGCTATAGTTGCTGGAATTTATTTTATTATATGTTTTTCACTTTCTATTTTAGTAAGATATTATGCTAAAAAAACAGCTTATCTTTCATAAAAAAGTTTATATTTTGTATAATTTTTTTTAAAATTTACAGCCGTTTTTAATAAATTTTGACTAAAATCTTTTTTGTTAATTTATATTTTATTAATTAAGGTTTTTTATGCGAGGTTATAAAATTTTTTCAGGTTCTGCTAATATAGAATTTGCAAGACAAGTGTCTAAGTATCTCTCTTTACCTTTAAGCGATGCAGGCATAAAGCGTTTTAGTGATGGTGAGATTAGTGTACAAATTGATGAAAGTGTGCGTGGAAAAGATGTTTTTATCATACAAAGTACTTGTGTTCCTACAAATGATAATTTAATGGAACTTTTAATCCTTACAGATGCTTTGCGCCGATCTAGTGCAAATTCTATCACGGCTATTATCCCTTATTTTGGTTATGCAAGACAAGATAGAAAGGCAAATCCTAGAGTACCTATTACTGCTAAACTTGTAGCCAATCTCATCCAAGCTGCAGGTATTGATCGCGTAGCCACCATAGATCTTCATGCAGGTCAAATTCAAGGATTTTTTGACATACCTGTAGACAATCTTTATGGAAGCATAGTTTTTAATGATTATATAAAAACTAAACATTTTAAAAATGCTATCATAGGAAGCCCAGATATAGGTGGTGTAGCTAGAGCTAGAAGTGTTGCAAAGCATTTAGGACTTGATATAGTTATAGTAGATAAGCGTCGTGAAAAAGCTAATGAAAGTGAAGTGATGAATATCATAGGTGATGTTAAAGATAAAGAAGTGATTTTAGTAGATGATATCATTGATACTGCAGGAACTATAGTTAAAGCCGCACAAACTTTAAAAGAAAAAGGTGCAAAATCAGTAATGGCCTGTTGCACCCACGCTGTTTTAAGTGGTAAGGCTTATGAAAGAATAGCTAGCGGAGCCTTAGATGAACTTGTTGTAACTGATACTATACCTATAAAACAACATTTACCAAATATTAAAGTTTTAAGTGTTACCCCTGTTTTTGCTGAAGTTATACGCCGTGTTTATCATAATGAAAGCGTGAATTCTTTATTTATTTAAAACTTTCATAGCCTAAAATATGATTTTAGGCTATTTCTTTTATGTTACTTAATGAAACAAAAATAATATATTTTTATAAAATGTGAAAAATCTAAACATATTATCATGTAAAATTAAGTACTAAATTTGCTATCTTTAAACAAAACGTTTTATATAGGAGAAATATGACTCAATTAAGTACTAAGATTTTATGGTTTTTCATTGCCATTTTGGGTGCTATTTGTTTTGCTTATCTAGCTTTACAAAATGGTGAAAGCGTTTCAGCAATTTACTTAGTAGTTGCTGCTGCATGTATTTACACTATAGCTTATAGATTTTATGGACGTTTTGTAGCATATAAAGTTTTACAACTGGATAAAAATCGCGCTACACCTGCGATTTTGCAAAACGATGGTCGTGATTTTGTTCCTACAAATAAAATCGTATTATTTGGTCATCATTTTGCAGCCATTGCTGGTGCTGGTCCCTTAGTTGGTCCTATTTTAGCTGCTCAAATGGGATATTTACCTTCAATGCTTTGGATTTTAATCGGAGGGGTTTTAGCAGGTTGTGTGCATGATTTTGTTGTGCTTTTTATATCTACTCGTAGAAAAGGTAGAAGTCTTGGTGAGATTATCAAAGATGAAATGGGTAATTTTACTGGTAGTGTTGCTATGATCGCTATTTTTGGGATCATGCTTATTATTATTGCTATTTTGGCTATGGTAGTAGTTAAAGCTTTAGCAGAGTCTCCTTGGGGTTTGTTTACCATAGCTATGACTATTCCTATAGCTATATTTATGGGTGTTTATATGCGTTTTTTACGACCTGGTAGAGTAGGGGAAGCTTCTATCATAGGCTTTATATTGTTAATTTTAGCTATTCATTATGGTAGTATCATAGCACAAGATCCTTACTGGAGTAAAATTTTTATCCTAGATGCACCAACTTTAGCTCTTATTATCATGGCTTATGGTTTTATTGCTGCTATTTTACCTGTATGGTTTTTACTCGCTCCAAGAGATTATCTTTCTACTTTTTTAAAAATCGGTGTGATTTTACTTATGGCTATAGCTATTATCATTGTTACACCTGATTTGCAAATGCCAAAAGCAAATACGCAGTATTTTGATGGAACAGGACCTGTTTTTGCTGGACCTATATTTCCATTTTTATTTATCACCATAGCTTGTGGAGCTATTAGTGGCTTTCATGCTTTAATTTCAAGCGGAACTACTCCAAAAATGCTTGAAAATGAAACTCATGCCTTAGCTGTGGGATATGGTTCTATGCTTGCAGAAAGTGCTGTAGCCATTATGGCTTTAATTTGTGCTTGTATTTTACATCCTGGGCTTTATTTTGCTATCAATTCAAGTTCTGCTTTAATAGGCACAGATCTTGCAGGTGTAGCCCAAACTATTTCTTCATGGGGATTTAAAATAACTCCTGAAGATATTACAAATTTAACTACAAATATAGGCGAGTACACTATACTTTCAAGAACAGGCGGTGCTCCTACTTTTGCCATAGGTGTGGCTTTGATCTTGCATGAGCTTTTTGGAGGGATAGATTTAATGGCATTTTGGTATCATTTTGCCATATTATTTGAGGCTTTATTTATCCTAACTGCTGTTGATGCAGGAACTAGGGCTTGTCGCTTTATAGTGCAAGATATCTTGGGTAATGTTTATAAGCCTTTAGGAGATATCCATAATTACCCAGCCGGACTCTTAGCAACCTTACTAAGTGTTGCTGGTTGGGGATATTTTCTTTATCAAGGTGCCATAGATCCTAAAGGAGGTATTTATACTCTTTGGCCTTTATTTGGTGTAAGCAATCAAATGCTTGCTGGTATGGCATTGCTTCTTGCTACTAGCATACTAGTTAAAATGGGTAAAGCAAAGTATACTTGGGTAACTTTAGCGCCTGCTGTATTTGTTTTAGTTGCTACTTTATATGGAGGAATTTCTAAAATCATGCCTTATAATGAAACTGATAAGGTAAGCAATGCTGTATCTCATGTAGCAGCCATTCATATACAAGAACAAAAAATCAAAGACTTGCAAGTAAAATTAAATCATGCCAAAGATGAAAAAGAAATCACTCTTATTAAAAAAGAAATTGCCCTAGCTAGTCAAAGTAAGATAGGGAATTTTATCAATGCTATTCTTTGTGTATTTTTTATGTTAACAACCTTACTTGTCATACTTTCTTGTATAGGAATTTGTTTGGGTAAGATTAAAATTCCATTAAAAGAAAGCAAATATGTCAAAATTGATGATTTTCAAAAAAATCAAATACTATTATGAAAAAGCTGAAAGGTTTTTTCACCCCTTAGTGGGGCTTTGTAGCTATGATAAGTATATAGAACACATGAAAAATAAGCATCCTGGAAAAATTCCTAAAAGCAGAAAGGAATTTTTTAAAGAATGCTTAGACAAAAAATACAACAAAGGCGGTTTAAATAAATGCTGCTAAGCTTCAAGGATAAAGTTTTATCATACAAGATAAGCTTTAGTCATTGTTTAAAAATCCATGTATTCTTTTTAGTTCTTCGTTAATGGCTTTTTTCTTTCCCTCTCTTGTAACGCTTACATAAGTAACCAAAGCCGAAGTAACATTAATACAACAAGTACAACCTTGAGAATCTACTCTTTGTGCTATAACTTCAACTGCAACATTGATAGAAGTGTGACCCACGCTAGTGATTTTTGAATAACAAGAAATCACATCACCTACAAAAACAGGTTCTTTAAAAACCACCTTATCCATAGAAATAGTAACAACACGTTCAGGAGAAAGCTCCCTTGCTGCAATAGCACCTGCTAAATCTATTTGAGATAAAATCCAACCACCAAAAATATTTCCCGCTGGATTTGTATCGCTTGGCATAGCTACGATTTTTAATTTTGGTTCCCCCATGTCTTTCATTTTTACTCCTTATTTTAAAAAATGAATTATAATTAAAAAAAATTAAATAAGGAGAAAAAAAGTATGAATAATTTCAAAGAAATATCCAAATTGATAAAAAAATACAAAGAAAAAAACAATGCTCTTTATAAAATTTTAGATCAAAAAGAACAAGATGAATACTTTAAATTTTTAATTTCTTTAAGCGAATTAAAAGAAGAAAAAACAAGCTTACTAGCCATACTTAGACGCTTAGTTGATTTAAAAGAAGAAAATTTAATCCAAGAATGGAAAAAAAATCATTTCAAAGAAGATAAAATCATACAGTTAAAACACAAATTCTATCAAGAAGTAAGAAAATTTTATGAAAAAAATCATCAAGATCTTATCGATGAAATAAAACAAAAAAAGCTTTTAAATGAATTTTATTATACTTTGGTTGAAGGTGTGCATAATATAGGTTTGATTATCAATGAGATTGAAATTTTATGGACTAAACAAATCATAGAAAAAAACAATAAAATTTTAGCTTCACAGTTTCCAAATTTAGATGATGCTATGGAATTTTTAAGAAAAAATCATCTCTATCAAAAAACTTCAACAGGTGAAATTTGTGAAAGATCATATGGGGTTTTAGTAAAAATAGGCAATTGGTGGAAGCTTGTTCCTTATGCAAAATTTTTTGAAGATGAAATTTTAAAATTAGAATTTGCATTTGATAGTATAATTGAAAAACTTAAAATTTTGGCTGATAAAGAAGAAGAGCATTCTTATATAGAGTACTTTGAAAAATTAAAATTAGCCTTTTGTCAAAAAGATGAAGATAAAATCATATCATCATGGCAAGAAGCTGAATTTGCATGGATGAAAGTAAAATCACCCTTACAAGTAGGTCATCCCTTAGAATACTATGAAGATAATTACACCCATGCAGTAGCTTTAGAATGGGATCTTAGACTAGAAGAAGAGAATGATTTTAATGCCTTAGAATTTAATAAACAGATCAAACAAACCTTTCAAAACGTATATAATAATTTAGAATTTAAAGATAGTAAATTAGAAAAAGAAGTTTTATCCAATATAGAAAAAACCCAGCTTTATATTTGCACTCCTATGATTTTTTATGGTTCGCAGTTAAAGGGTTTATTTTCAGCTCAAGTTGTACCCAATGATGAATTTGTAAGCTCTAAAGCAGGTAAAAAAATTTTTGCCTTTATTAATTTCGTTTATGAAAATGCTAAAAATCAACCCTTTATGAAAATTTCTAATCAAATTTTTGATAAAGAATTTTTAACTTATGGCAGAGAAATTTTGTTTTTTCAAGAAAAAATTTGGAAGCGTGTTTATGAAGTTTCAACCATAGGACATGAATTTGGTCATATATTTTTTATAGCTAGTGATACTGAAAATGCTATGAATAAAAGTGGTTTTTTTAAAAATATAGAAGAATACAAAGCTACAGCAGGAGGGCTTGTTAACTTCTTTTATCATGAAGAAGATGATTTAAAATTACCTGTATTTCATGATGTGATAAAAAGAGCTATAGGACTTATTGCATGGCAAAAAGTAGATGAAGTTAAGCCTTATTATACTGAAGGGCTTATCCACCTTAGCTTACTTTTTCAAAGTGGGGTTTTAACTTTTAAAAACCATCATTTAAAAATCAATTTTAATCTAGAATATTATGAAAAATTTAAAGATCTTGTCTTAAACAATTATCATAATCTAGCAAAACACTATATGTTAAAACTTGATGCTAAAGATTTTCTAATGCGTTTTTGTTATATAAAAGAAGATATTTTTCTCCCTACCATGCCAGAGTGTGAGGAATTTGTAAAATTTTATTATGATTTATATGAAAAAATCGGCAATGAAGTAGATGAAGGTGAAGAATTACTAAGGTATAAAAATAAACAATAAAATCTTTATTTTTGAAAAAAATCTTAAAAAAAGCTCTTTTAGACTTGATATTGTTTTGGAAATATGTTAATATTAGCCGTTTCAATTAAAACAAAGGAGCTTTTTATGACTAAAGCAGATTTCATTTCATTAGTTGCTCAAACAGCCGGGCTAACAAAAAAAGATGCTACTACTGCTACTGATGCAGTTATTTCTACTATTACTGAAGTCTTAGCTAAAGGCGATAGTATTAGTTTTATCGGTTTTGGTACTTTTTCTACTCAAGAAAGAGCTGCTAGAGAAGCTAGAGTACCAAGTACAGGAAAAACGATCAAAGTTCCTGCCACAAGAGTTGCAAAATTTAAAGTAGGTAAAAACCTCAAAGAAGCAGTTGCAAAATCAAGTGCTAAAAAGAAAAAATAAAACCTTTGGCTAGATTTATTCTAGCCTTTTTTACACGCCCTGCCAAATCTTTTTAAAATTTTATAGTTAGGAAAATGCAAAAACCCTTCTTAAATCTTATAATTTATCTTCTTTTAAAGATAAAAATCCAACTTATGAAAGTACTGATTTTATAACTCAAAGCTTACAATTTAATATTTATTTAAAGCTATATTATTTATAATTAGCATTATATATTTTATCTTACTTTTATATTAATCAATAAGATAAATCATTTAAATATTTATAATCTTTATATTTTGCAAAGGATAATATTTTATGAAAAAATTATATTTAAAGTCTAGTGTATACAACACGGGGGGGGGTAATGGCTTCTTCCAAAAAACTTATTTTATCTTTAGCTACTATTTCTTGTTTAAGCTCTTTAGCCTTAGCTCAAATTAGTGGACCACCTTACGCTATACCTTATACTCAAGGAAATAATTACTACTATACTCTTTTAGGATATTATCCAGGAACTCAAATTGAAGTAAATGGTAATGGAAGTACCAATAGCATCTTTTTAGGTAGATATGCTTATGTTAAAAATGGTGATGGATCAAAAACAATTTATGCTTATGTGGATAATTCTGATAAAATCAATATACCTTATATAATTAATAAAGGAATCATAGCTGGTTCTTTAAACATAGAAAACAAAAATCAAACTCAAAAAGATGCATCCATAAATGTTAACACCATAGACAATCAAGGCTTTCTTAAAAATGCCTACATAGGAATTTGGGGAGATAAACAAGCAAACATAACAATAAACTCTTTTTCAAACTCAGGCATTGTCTATAACTCACAAGATCAAGCAATATATCTTGAAAAAAATGTACAAATCACTGATTTTACCAATACCGGGCTCATCGCAGGAACAACAAATAAACTCATATTTGGCAGTCAAAATGTAAGCAGTATCCAAATAGGAAAAGATCAAGAATCATTACAGCGTTCCTCTACCACCACTACCATAAAAAACTTTAAAAACCAAGGTCTAATAGGAAATAGCAACCAAGACGCCAATGCCATTGGCTTTAATAGTGCAAACCTCACTACCTTCATCAACACCCAATTAATCCTAAGTCAAGGAAAAGCCATACATCTTGAAAGTACCCACATTACAAACTTTATCAATAGAGGCTTTATAGGAGCTTATGGACCTTATACTTCTGGCAATACCTCAAATTCATCAGGTATTACCATTTTACGCAGCACCATTGATAATTTTATCAATACAGGTATTATCTCAGGAGTAATAGGTGTAAATCTATCAGGAGATATTTCAACCTTTATCAATACAGGTTTTATAAGATCAACCGATAGCACTAGTGAACAACGTGCAGCCATAAATTTATTTAACACAGATAGTAAAGCACCAAATATTGATTATCTTATCAACGCAGGTACTCTTGACTCACAATCTCAAGGCATACTCATAACAGCAGGAAGCACTATAAACAATCTTTTTAATACAGGAACCATAAAAGCACAAAAAGATGGTATCACTTTTATTTCAGAAAACCATACTCAAAATGATATAAAAATAGGTAAAATCATCCTAACAAAAGATAGCAGCATAGATGCCACACAAAACGCTATCAATGTAAATTTAGTACAAAGTAGTAGGAATTCTCACAACACAAACCTCTCTATAGACTCCATAAACATCCAAGAAGGTGCCAAGGTTTCTGGAGGTCAAGCAGGGATAAAAATAGGACAAAGTCAAGAAGTTAAGAATAGCAATGGTACTGGCAAAGACAATACCGTAGGTCAAATCATAGTAGCTGGAGAAGTTAAAGGAGGAAGTGAAGGTGGTATAGTCAACGAAGGCACCATAAAAGCTGATGCTAATGGTAAAAGCAGAAAACGCCGCTCCCTTGATGAAAGCCAACAAAGTGATGAAGAAAGCAAAGCAGCTATTCTTATAAAAGAATCAGGACAAATCACTTCAACTAGTGGTAAAGCTGGCATAATAAACAAAGATAAAGGAAAAATAGAAGGTAATATCATAAGCAAAAGTTCAAATACCATTAGCCTAGAAAACCAAGGTAGTGTAACAGGAAATATATCTAACTCTGGAACAGGTAATTTAATGATAGAAAATAAAAACAATGGTAGTAGTACTGCTACTATAAGTGGAAATATAGCCAACACAGGAGATGGTAGTTTAATGCTTAATAACTCCTCCACTTTAACAGGAAATATATACAATTATGGAAGTGGTAAATTAACTATAGAAAACCAAACTAATACTCAAAATGGCAATACTTCCATCTCAGGTTATGTTGCAAACATAGGAATGGGTCAATTAGAACTCATGAATAATGCAAGCATTAGTGGAAGTGCTTATAATATAGGAGGAGGTAGTTTAATGCTTAATAACTCCTCCACTTTAAAAAGTGTATACAATTATGGAAGTGGCGATTTAAAAATAGAAAATAAAAATAGTGCTACTATTAATTCTATCATGAATACAAACTCAGGTAATGTAATACTTGATAATAGTGCTACTATAACTCAAGGCATCACAAATCAAGGAACAGGTAATTTAATGATAACTAACCAAAGTGGTGCTAGCATTGAAAATATTAGCAATGAAAGCTCAGGCGATGTAATGCTTAACAACACTGGTTCTATAACAAAAGGTATAACAAACTCTGGTAATGGTAATCTAAACCTAACCAACCAAGAAAATGCCACCATAAGTGGAGGTATAACAAACTCTGGCTCAGGCACCCTAATGCTTAATAACTTTGGCTCTATAGGAACAAATACTGATGGCTATAACATAAGCAATGAAGGAAGTGGTAGTGTTAATATCACTTCTTGGACTATACGTACAGGAAGTAATA from Campylobacter hepaticus includes:
- a CDS encoding amino acid ABC transporter permease, with the translated sequence MSESLGFVDSLKQILSSWGLYDENSINPFAVWKFLDVLENKDTFINGFVYTLEVSVLALLIATIFGTIGGVMATSKFKIIRAYTRIYVELFQNIPLVVQIFFLFYALPVLGIRLDIFTIGVLGVGAYHGAYVSEVVRSGILAVPKGQFEAAYSQGFTYIQQMRYIIIPQTIKIILPPMTNQMVNLIKNTSVLLIIGGAELMHSADSYAADYGNYAPAYIFAAILYFIICYPLAYFAKTYENKLKKAHLTR
- a CDS encoding amino acid ABC transporter permease, translated to MENIFNTQNIEFLMQGLFLTLKIALATCIISILFGTFLAITKNYGDRLSRFLSSCYIDLFRNTPLLLWMLAACFVLPVFFGQFPQAFWGTIGFSLYTSSVMAEIIRGGLNSIPKGQFEAAYSQGFSKFFTLFYIILPQTFRKIIPALLSQIITTVKDTAYLAGLGIAELTYNSKTILARLTSFEEILAMIAIVAGIYFIICFSLSILVRYYAKKTAYLS
- a CDS encoding ribose-phosphate pyrophosphokinase codes for the protein MRGYKIFSGSANIEFARQVSKYLSLPLSDAGIKRFSDGEISVQIDESVRGKDVFIIQSTCVPTNDNLMELLILTDALRRSSANSITAIIPYFGYARQDRKANPRVPITAKLVANLIQAAGIDRVATIDLHAGQIQGFFDIPVDNLYGSIVFNDYIKTKHFKNAIIGSPDIGGVARARSVAKHLGLDIVIVDKRREKANESEVMNIIGDVKDKEVILVDDIIDTAGTIVKAAQTLKEKGAKSVMACCTHAVLSGKAYERIASGALDELVVTDTIPIKQHLPNIKVLSVTPVFAEVIRRVYHNESVNSLFI
- a CDS encoding carbon starvation CstA family protein gives rise to the protein MTQLSTKILWFFIAILGAICFAYLALQNGESVSAIYLVVAAACIYTIAYRFYGRFVAYKVLQLDKNRATPAILQNDGRDFVPTNKIVLFGHHFAAIAGAGPLVGPILAAQMGYLPSMLWILIGGVLAGCVHDFVVLFISTRRKGRSLGEIIKDEMGNFTGSVAMIAIFGIMLIIIAILAMVVVKALAESPWGLFTIAMTIPIAIFMGVYMRFLRPGRVGEASIIGFILLILAIHYGSIIAQDPYWSKIFILDAPTLALIIMAYGFIAAILPVWFLLAPRDYLSTFLKIGVILLMAIAIIIVTPDLQMPKANTQYFDGTGPVFAGPIFPFLFITIACGAISGFHALISSGTTPKMLENETHALAVGYGSMLAESAVAIMALICACILHPGLYFAINSSSALIGTDLAGVAQTISSWGFKITPEDITNLTTNIGEYTILSRTGGAPTFAIGVALILHELFGGIDLMAFWYHFAILFEALFILTAVDAGTRACRFIVQDILGNVYKPLGDIHNYPAGLLATLLSVAGWGYFLYQGAIDPKGGIYTLWPLFGVSNQMLAGMALLLATSILVKMGKAKYTWVTLAPAVFVLVATLYGGISKIMPYNETDKVSNAVSHVAAIHIQEQKIKDLQVKLNHAKDEKEITLIKKEIALASQSKIGNFINAILCVFFMLTTLLVILSCIGICLGKIKIPLKESKYVKIDDFQKNQILL
- the kcuS gene encoding KCU-star family selenoprotein — protein: MSKLMIFKKIKYYYEKAERFFHPLVGLCSYDKYIEHMKNKHPGKIPKSRKEFFKECLDKKYNKGGLNKCC
- a CDS encoding acyl-CoA thioesterase encodes the protein MKDMGEPKLKIVAMPSDTNPAGNIFGGWILSQIDLAGAIAARELSPERVVTISMDKVVFKEPVFVGDVISCYSKITSVGHTSINVAVEVIAQRVDSQGCTCCINVTSALVTYVSVTREGKKKAINEELKRIHGFLNND
- the ciaB gene encoding invasion protein CiaB encodes the protein MNNFKEISKLIKKYKEKNNALYKILDQKEQDEYFKFLISLSELKEEKTSLLAILRRLVDLKEENLIQEWKKNHFKEDKIIQLKHKFYQEVRKFYEKNHQDLIDEIKQKKLLNEFYYTLVEGVHNIGLIINEIEILWTKQIIEKNNKILASQFPNLDDAMEFLRKNHLYQKTSTGEICERSYGVLVKIGNWWKLVPYAKFFEDEILKLEFAFDSIIEKLKILADKEEEHSYIEYFEKLKLAFCQKDEDKIISSWQEAEFAWMKVKSPLQVGHPLEYYEDNYTHAVALEWDLRLEEENDFNALEFNKQIKQTFQNVYNNLEFKDSKLEKEVLSNIEKTQLYICTPMIFYGSQLKGLFSAQVVPNDEFVSSKAGKKIFAFINFVYENAKNQPFMKISNQIFDKEFLTYGREILFFQEKIWKRVYEVSTIGHEFGHIFFIASDTENAMNKSGFFKNIEEYKATAGGLVNFFYHEEDDLKLPVFHDVIKRAIGLIAWQKVDEVKPYYTEGLIHLSLLFQSGVLTFKNHHLKINFNLEYYEKFKDLVLNNYHNLAKHYMLKLDAKDFLMRFCYIKEDIFLPTMPECEEFVKFYYDLYEKIGNEVDEGEELLRYKNKQ
- a CDS encoding HU family DNA-binding protein translates to MTKADFISLVAQTAGLTKKDATTATDAVISTITEVLAKGDSISFIGFGTFSTQERAAREARVPSTGKTIKVPATRVAKFKVGKNLKEAVAKSSAKKKK
- a CDS encoding autotransporter outer membrane beta-barrel domain-containing protein; this encodes MASSKKLILSLATISCLSSLALAQISGPPYAIPYTQGNNYYYTLLGYYPGTQIEVNGNGSTNSIFLGRYAYVKNGDGSKTIYAYVDNSDKINIPYIINKGIIAGSLNIENKNQTQKDASINVNTIDNQGFLKNAYIGIWGDKQANITINSFSNSGIVYNSQDQAIYLEKNVQITDFTNTGLIAGTTNKLIFGSQNVSSIQIGKDQESLQRSSTTTTIKNFKNQGLIGNSNQDANAIGFNSANLTTFINTQLILSQGKAIHLESTHITNFINRGFIGAYGPYTSGNTSNSSGITILRSTIDNFINTGIISGVIGVNLSGDISTFINTGFIRSTDSTSEQRAAINLFNTDSKAPNIDYLINAGTLDSQSQGILITAGSTINNLFNTGTIKAQKDGITFISENHTQNDIKIGKIILTKDSSIDATQNAINVNLVQSSRNSHNTNLSIDSINIQEGAKVSGGQAGIKIGQSQEVKNSNGTGKDNTVGQIIVAGEVKGGSEGGIVNEGTIKADANGKSRKRRSLDESQQSDEESKAAILIKESGQITSTSGKAGIINKDKGKIEGNIISKSSNTISLENQGSVTGNISNSGTGNLMIENKNNGSSTATISGNIANTGDGSLMLNNSSTLTGNIYNYGSGKLTIENQTNTQNGNTSISGYVANIGMGQLELMNNASISGSAYNIGGGSLMLNNSSTLKSVYNYGSGDLKIENKNSATINSIMNTNSGNVILDNSATITQGITNQGTGNLMITNQSGASIENISNESSGDVMLNNTGSITKGITNSGNGNLNLTNQENATISGGITNSGSGTLMLNNFGSIGTNTDGYNISNEGSGSVNITSWTIRTGSNNKLQTLTVGGKSANSVMVGNLIVDQGNLNMDELNDIKNLVKGVSLNNIKKIKTNGGGEMILNYDALSGKISTDFNLNASIIGASFRSLNASSIKRNAFVDGLMNNMNLSLTFNPNHFNLNTNLTFNEDNLYASINDYIQSDIQTYTHDNIKEHALVILPYFSSQSVELSLNEKSKGHIKGNILAYSTLKESGTYSFYAGYEDTKMNSYYFDVKNRTYYTGIKYFNTLFYTDNNQEVYIKAQAKAAFIKNEFLKKIANNEASANPNAYTYGGGIDLGMNFILGSHMLTPQIGLGYEGSYMQAYSIKDIKGRASVQKGERIYKNINNLFSTKASFAYFKDWLPYLKTSIELGAKLYMNTTIHTKARFGTIKVEDEINLARIQRFANASLILPLNQSFIMSMNYNAQNSKDATTHTAYAQFSYLW